From Periophthalmus magnuspinnatus isolate fPerMag1 chromosome 12, fPerMag1.2.pri, whole genome shotgun sequence, a single genomic window includes:
- the napepld gene encoding N-acyl-phosphatidylethanolamine-hydrolyzing phospholipase D — MSLVLRSTAQLLTTFCNLKKCHKKLNFLLLAKVVQRQDVKWQHNRFELMEKPSSSGKSELEEAVLEEAVLEEAVLEEAVLEEAVLEEAVLEEAEGGAVDPHSSRKSSSRKSFRLDYRLEEDVTRSCRDKHGRWTNPWSTWRFPSAALFMRFFFLDKDNSKVPSNKEALNAELPVLEPYFVQSPDLSESGPGLRVTWLGHASVLVEMDGLNILTDPIFSQRASPIQLVGPKRYRGPPCTVQQLPRIDAVVISHSHYDHLDAGSVSSLNSRFGAELRWFVPLGLMDWMGKMGCENVMELDWWEENCVPAHDDVTFVCTPAQHWSKRTPYDDNKSLWGSWTVLGPEHRFFFAGDTGYCPVFKEIGHRFGPFDLAAIPIGAYQPRDVMVGQHVDPAEAVLIHEDVQAKQSLAVHWGTFALAHEFYLEPPVRLREALEQKGLKPESFIVLNHGESRLISSPQGDVFH; from the exons ATGAGTTTGGTGTTACGTAGCACTGCACAGCTCTTAACCACGTTctgtaacttaaaaaaatgccacaagAAACTGAACTTTCTGCTTCTAGCCAAAGTTGTCCAGAGGCAAGACGTGAAATGGCAACATAATcg GTTTGAGCTCATGGAGAAACCGTCGTCTTCAGGGAAGTCTGAGCTGGAGGAGGCCGTCCTGGAGGAGGCCGTCCTGGAGGAGGCCGTCCTGGAGGAGGCCGTCCTGGAGGAGGCCGTCCTGGAGGAGGCCGtcctggaggag gcagagggaggagcggTGGATCCTCACTCCTCCAGGAAGAGCTCGTCCCGCAAAAGCTTCCGGCTCGACTACAGACTGGAG GAGGACGTGACCAGGTCGTGTCGGGACAAACACGGGCGCTGGACCAACCCCTGGTCCACGTGGCGATTTCCCTCCGCCGCACTTTTCATGAGGTTTTTCTTCCTCGACAAAGACAACAGCAAAGTGCCCTCCAACAAAGAG GCCCTGAACGCGGAGCTGCCGGTGCTGGAGCCGTACTTcgtccagagtccagacctgagcGAGTCCGGGCCCGGCCTCAGAGTCACCTGGTTGGGTCACGCCTCTGTCCTGGTGGAGATGGACGGGCTCAACATTTTAACGGACCCCATTTTCAGCCAAAGAGCTTCACCCATTCAGCTCGTGGGACCAAAGAGGTACAGAGGACCCCCCTGCACCGTCCAGCAG TTGCCCAGAATAGACGCTGTGGTCATCAGTCACTCTCACTATGACCATCTGGACGCCGGATCCGTGTCCAGTCTCAACTCTCGCTTCGGAGCAGAGCTGCGCtg GTTCGTTCCTCTGGGGCTCATGGACTGGATGGGGAAGATGGGCTGTGAGAACGTGATGGAGCTGGACTGGTGGGAGGAGAACTGCGTCCCCGCCCACGACGACGTCACCTTCGTCTGTACGCCCGCCCAGCACTGGAGCAAACGCACGCCGTACGACGACAACAAG TCGTTATGGGGCAGCTGGACGGTTCTTGGACCTGAGCATCGATTCTTCTTCGCTGGAGACACCGGATACTGTCCCGTCTTTAAAGAGATCGGACATCGCTTCGGACCGTTCGACCTGGCCGCTATTCCCATCGGAGCGTATCAGCCCAG ggatGTGATGGTGGGGCAGCACGTGGATCCTGCTGAAGCTGTTCTGATACACGAGGACGTTCAGGCCAAACAGTCTCTGGCCGTTCACTGGGGAACGTTTGCTCTGGCCCATGAG TTTTACCTGGAACCTCCCGTGCGTCTCCGTGAGGCTCTGGAGCAGAAGGGACTTAAACCCGAGTCCTTCATCGTCCTGAACCATGGAGAGTCACGTCTGATCTCCTCACCGCAGGGAGACGTGTTTCACTGA
- the LOC117379649 gene encoding proline-rich protein 5-like encodes MEREGSFRRTLQNKLRLGSGSSSSLTDLSQSKGSGSGDKPGTLGGPPDESRDKGTQQRRAGANATWNSIHNAVISVFQKKEMGENELYTLNEGVRQLLKTELGSFFTEYLQNQLLTKGMVILRDKIRFYEGQKLLDSLADTWDFFFGDVLSMLQAIFYPVQGKEPSVRQLALLHFRNIIALNLKLDEALSKPRARVPPSIIQMLLILQGVHESRGATDDYLRLERLIQKVVSPYLGTHGLFSTDRTGSHCSSCLLEKRLQPSWSKPGNSPVAKNPVVRSKSYNVPMLTPLVESDPDPSGALAAGVRRHSVSEMTLCVEESESATNANNGGNDSRTGSPRRASQSQASTGSSITNSTHSDHSPLDPTSSPQSSGAADPSPSLLPDPSPTEDAHGAGSLLSSTPSSSSRALVQDTSSGPSPTSSPDLMMAHTPDLMMAHTPDLMMAHTPDLMMAHTPDLMMAHTPDLMMAHTPDLMMAHTPDLMMDDLMDSLDSETEPDGIFLNFRRYSGSSTHSGDGNRQSVA; translated from the exons ATGGAGCGAGAGGGATCGTTCAGGAg GACTCTTCAAAATAAGCTGCGTCTGGGCAGTGGCTCGTCCTCCAGCCTCACGGACCTGTCCCAGTCCAAAGGCTCCGGCTCAGGGGACAAACCCGGGACTCTGGGGGGTCCGCCCGACGAGTCCCGGGACAAGGGGACGCAGCAGCGGCGAGCGGGGGCCAACGCCACGTGGAACAG TATCCACAACGCCGTGATCTCCGTGTTCCAGAAGAAGGAGATGGGGGAAAACGAGCTGTACACTCTGAACGAAGGAGTGAG ACAGCTGCTGAAGACGGAGCTGGGCTCGTTCTTCACTGAATATCTCCAGAACCAACTGCTCACTAAAGGCATGGTGATCCTCAGGGACAAGATACGATTCTATGAAG GTCAGAAGCTGCTGGACTCTTTGGCCGACACTTGGGACTTTTTCTTCGGTGACGTCCTGTCGATGCTTCAGGCCATTTTCTATCCCGTTCAG GGTAAAGAGCCGTCGGTTCGGCAGCTGGCTCTGctccacttcagaaacatcatcGCTCTAAACCTCAAACTGGATGAAGCTTTGTCCAAACCACGAGCCCGAGTCCCACCCTCCATCATCCAGATGCTGCTaatactacag ggCGTCCATGAGTCCAGAGGAGCCACAGACGATTATCTGCGTCTGGAGAGACTCATCCAGAAGGTGGTGTCTCCATATCTGGGCACGCACGGCCTGTTCTCCACAGACAGGACCGgctcacactgctcctcctgtctgctaG AAAAGCGTCTGCAGCCGTCCTGGTCCAAACCCGGTAACTCCCCCGTGGCCAAGAACCCGGTCGTCCGCTCCAAAAGCTACAACGTCCCGATGCTAACGCCGCTGGTGGAGTCCGACCCCGACCCCTCTGGAGCGCTGGCCGCGGGCGTCCGGAGACACTCTGTGTCGGAGATGACCCTGTGCGTGGAGGAGAGCGAGTCCGCGACTAACGCTAACAACGGCGGCAACGACAGTCGGACCGGCTCCCCGAGACGAGCCAGCCAATCACAGGCCTCCACCGGGTCGTCCATAACAAACAGTACACACTCAG ACCACTCCCCTTTAGACCCGACGTCCAGTCCTCAGTCCAGTGGAGCCGCAGACCCCTCCCCCAGCCTCCTGCCCGACCCGTCCCCAACCGAGGACGCTCACGGGGCgggctccctcctctcctccaccccctcctcctcctccagagccTTGGTGCAGGACACGAGCTCTGGCCCGAGTCCCACGTCCAGCCCTGACCTGATGATGGCCCACACTCCTGACCTGATGATGGCCCACACTCCTGACCTGATGATGGCCCACACTCCTGACCTGATGATGGCCCACACTCCTGACCTGATGATGGCCCACACTCCTGACCTGATGATGGCCCACACTCCTGACCTGATGATGGCCCACACTCCTGACCTGATGATGGACGACCTGATGGACAGTCTGGACTCCGAGACTGAACCGGACGGGATTTTTCTGAACTTTAGGAGATACTCAGGAAGTTCCACACACAGCGGCGACGGCAACAGGCAAAGTGTGGCATGA